One part of the Neoarius graeffei isolate fNeoGra1 chromosome 2, fNeoGra1.pri, whole genome shotgun sequence genome encodes these proteins:
- the commd9 gene encoding COMM domain-containing protein 9, whose translation MAPPAEEHFRALQLLLKAPSKDAVRQICTDSFPSQAHESQSLIDSTARSLSVSSSEARQVLTAFHLLSHHVVFYNFTAPEQIQSLFPATFHSNLKNLITKILLEQSATWRNEALSNQISLPRLVDLEWRVDMKTASDSVSRMAVPTCILHMKIQDGGSMSSSINESSVTVELSKETLDTMLDGLGRIRDQLSAVAGK comes from the exons ATGGCTCCTCCAGCAGAGGAACACTTCCGCGCGTTACAGCTCTTGTTAAAG gctCCATCCAAAGATGCTGTGCGACAAATATGTACAGACAGTTTCCCCTCACAAGCACACGAGTCACAGAGTCTGATAGACAGCACCGCTCGATCCCTGTCTGTGTCCAGCAGTGAGGCCAGACAG GTGTTGACAGCATTTCATTTGCTTTCACATCACGTAGTGTTCTACAATTTTACAGCACCAGAACAAATCCAGTCTCTTTTCCCAGCCACGTTCCACTCAAACCTCAAAAACCTCATCACTAAGATCCTGCTGGAGCAAAG tgcGACATGGAGAAATGAGGCTTTGTCCAATCAAA TCTCTTTGCCACGGCTTGTAGATTTGGAGTGGAGGGTGGACATGAAGACAGCGTCTGACTCTGTGAGCCGCATGGCTGTGCCGACTTGTATCCTGCACATGAAG ATCCAAGACGgtggcagcatgagcagcagcatAAACGAGTCTTCAGTTACTGTGGAACTGAGCAAAGAAACTTTAGACACGATGCTCGACGGCTTGGGACGCATCCGGGACCAACTCTCTGCTGTGGCTGGGAAATAG
- the rpl18a gene encoding large ribosomal subunit protein eL20, translating to MKASGTLREYKVVGRLLPSAKNPTPPLYRMRIFAPNHVVAKSRFWYFVSQLRKMKKASGETVYCGLVHEKTPLKVKNFGIWLRYDSRSGTHNMYREYRDLTTSGAVTQCYRDMGARHRARAHSIQIMKVQVIAANKCRRAAIKQFHDSKIKFPLPHRVLRRQHKPRFTTRRPQTFF from the exons ATGAAGGCGTCTGGCACA CTTAGGGAGTACAAAGTTGTTGGGCGTCTGTTGCCCTCTGCTAAGAACCCGACTCCTCCTCTGTACCGCATGAGGATCTTCGCCCCCAACCATGTTGTGGCCAAGTCTCGCTTCTGGTACTTCGTCTCCCAGCTGAGGAAGATGAAGAAGGCGTCTGGAGAGACTGTGTACTGCGGCCTG GTTCATGAGAAAACTCCCCTGAAGGTGAAAAACTTTGGCATCTGGTTGCGTTATGACTCTCGTAGCGGCACCCACAACATGTACCGCGAGTACAGAGACCTCACCACCTCCGGAGCTGTTACCCAGTGCT ACCGGGATATGGGAGCTCGTCATCGTGCTCGCGCTCATTCCATTCAGATTATGAAAGTGCAGGTGATTGCAGCCAACAAATGTCGCCGAGCTGCGATCAAGCAGTTCCAT GATTCCAAGATCAAGTTCCCTCTGCCCCACAGGGTTCTGCGTCGCCAGCACAAGCCCCGCTTCACCACCAGGAGGCcacaaacattcttctaa